One genomic segment of Mytilus trossulus isolate FHL-02 chromosome 4, PNRI_Mtr1.1.1.hap1, whole genome shotgun sequence includes these proteins:
- the LOC134714584 gene encoding uncharacterized protein LOC134714584: MELHSAILFILLIAEYVFGDEKIVIPSFNKLKSFYPGHKHYGGHFSHRKIKEMIGITEPRLLHDTSALRLSYSLNKVGGDHSLGTKMIQLSTSGKDSVSGRSGLQYIYNPIAFGPYFADKYGYPNVSILHQTDPIATKKRFYGKQGILEIITYTKHGNRPRGHIVLWDCDHIHEEKDWISKHHLITVEFWQSPDSSCTEGKRKQKVLDTDMKPVPFGVPRVDTVRYLNAKMQQQKLQTIHKNGKIYKTITYGNDILQ; encoded by the exons ATGGAGTTGCACAGTGCAATATTGTTTATCCTCTTGATAGCTGAATATGTCTTTGGCGATGAAAAG attGTTATTCCATCTTTCAATAAGTTGAAATCGTTTTACCCTGGACATAAACATTATGGTGGACATTTTTCacacagaaaaataaaagaaatgatcGGCATTACTGAACCACGTTTATTACATGACACAAGTGCGTTGAGATTGTCTTATTCTTTAAACAAAGTTGGGGGCGATCATTCGCTAGGGACGAAAATGATTCAGTTATCCACATCTGGAAAGGACAGCGTAAGTGGCCGAAGTGGACTTCAGTATATTTACAATCCAATTGCTTTCGGACCTTATTTTGCCGATAAATATGGCTATCCAAATGTGTCAATTTTACATCAAACAGATCCTATTGCAACGAAGAAACGATTTTACGGCAAACAGGGAATATTAGAAATAATTACATATACTAAACATGGAAATAGACCAAGGGGTCATATTGTGCTTTGGGACTGTGATCATATTCATGAAGAGAAAGACTGGATTTCTAAGCATCATTTAATAACAGTGGAATTCTGGCAATCGCCTG ATTCAAGTTGCACAGAAGGGAAACGAAAGCAAAAAGTTCTCGATACAGACATGAAGCCGGTTCCGTTTGGTGTTCCAAGAGTAGACACTGTTAGatatttaaatgcaaaaatgcAACAACAGAAGTTACAGACAATACATAAGAATGGAAAAATATACAAGACAATTACATATGGAAACGATATTTTACAGTAA